A portion of the Stella humosa genome contains these proteins:
- a CDS encoding tetratricopeptide repeat protein, with amino-acid sequence MRRPERPDRSGGGRVPAWQKLAGDGMALRKAGDRDGAMAAYRQAAAVPGAPAAVFFNLGNALFDAGRWADAEAQFARARQLDPGLGETALQLARCAARQGRHAEAVEGFASALAATPDSFTGWLESGHALRQTGRLADAAAHYARAQAIAPARWEPHLAAARVLEESDRGDEAARHYHRALPLAPGGGRAVHWHMARYRLERGALPSALEAMRQALLALPGEQPAPGPDERAQMQIDLAEILLRLGLTGEAHVACEQASAATEEATLVRLADTAFRHNLWQEAQQVLKRNVALHPDSAAAHWNLAHALAESWQMQEALVALERAEALAPQEGARTMRASIAGRMGDADAALAIYREMAQSEATPSHMASSAAMSALYSDTLDAAAVAALHRGLFAPLGQGARAAASFGNDRDPGRRLRLGLVSADFHHQHPVNLFLQPVLARLDRQAFATTLYFTGTTHDEQTRLARGRVGGWVECATLSDRQLAGRIEADGIDLLLDLSGHTMRNRMALFARRAAPVQATFLGYPGSTGVPNIDWIIADGVVAPEDHAALYSERVMRLPHAVFCFAPEAGHPFPAFGEGHLLRPLTFGSFNNVPKLTPRTLRLWAGVLAAVPGSRLVLKAPSFKDPGAIDIFRQRLTALGVDPGRLEFRGPVGLADMMAEYADIDIALDPVPYNGGTTTMQALWMGAPVVALRGAGFVSRMGASFLTAAGLDDWIARDDRHYVEIAAAMARDRPRLLELKRGLRQRLLSRPGWDIDRYVRDFERALRAMWEDHCRQ; translated from the coding sequence ATGCGACGCCCCGAACGACCCGACCGATCGGGCGGCGGCCGGGTCCCGGCCTGGCAGAAGCTGGCGGGCGATGGCATGGCGCTGCGCAAGGCCGGCGACCGCGACGGTGCGATGGCCGCCTATCGCCAGGCGGCGGCCGTGCCGGGAGCGCCGGCGGCGGTGTTCTTCAACCTGGGCAACGCGCTCTTCGATGCCGGTCGCTGGGCCGATGCCGAGGCACAATTCGCCCGCGCGCGGCAGCTCGATCCGGGCCTGGGCGAGACCGCCCTGCAGCTCGCCCGCTGCGCTGCCCGGCAGGGCCGGCATGCCGAGGCGGTCGAGGGTTTCGCCAGCGCGCTTGCCGCCACGCCGGACAGCTTCACGGGCTGGCTGGAATCGGGCCACGCCCTGCGCCAGACGGGCCGGCTGGCCGACGCGGCCGCGCACTACGCCCGCGCCCAGGCCATCGCCCCGGCGCGCTGGGAGCCGCATCTGGCGGCGGCGCGGGTGCTGGAGGAATCCGACCGCGGCGACGAGGCCGCCCGCCACTATCACCGCGCCCTGCCGCTGGCCCCGGGCGGCGGCCGCGCCGTCCACTGGCACATGGCCCGGTATCGGCTGGAGCGCGGCGCCCTGCCGTCGGCGCTGGAGGCGATGCGCCAGGCGCTGCTGGCGCTGCCGGGCGAGCAGCCGGCACCCGGCCCGGACGAGCGCGCGCAGATGCAGATCGACCTGGCCGAGATCCTGCTGCGCCTGGGCCTGACCGGCGAGGCACACGTGGCTTGCGAGCAGGCATCCGCCGCGACCGAGGAAGCGACGCTGGTGCGCCTGGCCGACACCGCCTTCCGCCACAACCTGTGGCAGGAGGCCCAGCAGGTGCTGAAGCGCAACGTCGCCCTGCACCCCGACAGTGCGGCCGCGCACTGGAACCTGGCCCATGCGCTTGCGGAAAGCTGGCAGATGCAGGAGGCCCTGGTGGCACTGGAGCGGGCCGAGGCCCTGGCGCCGCAGGAGGGTGCGCGGACCATGCGCGCCTCGATCGCCGGACGCATGGGCGACGCCGATGCGGCACTGGCCATCTATCGCGAGATGGCGCAGTCGGAGGCGACGCCGTCGCACATGGCCTCCAGTGCCGCCATGAGCGCGCTCTACAGCGACACGCTCGATGCCGCCGCCGTCGCCGCCCTGCATCGCGGGCTTTTCGCGCCGCTCGGCCAGGGTGCCAGGGCGGCGGCCAGCTTCGGCAACGACCGCGACCCTGGGCGCCGCCTGCGGCTGGGGCTGGTCAGCGCGGACTTCCACCACCAGCACCCGGTCAACCTCTTCCTGCAGCCGGTGCTGGCACGCCTCGACCGCCAGGCATTCGCCACCACCCTCTACTTCACCGGCACCACCCATGACGAGCAGACCCGGCTGGCCCGCGGCCGGGTCGGCGGCTGGGTGGAATGCGCCACCCTGAGCGACCGGCAACTGGCCGGCCGCATCGAGGCCGACGGCATCGACCTGCTGCTCGACCTTTCCGGCCACACCATGCGCAACCGCATGGCCCTGTTCGCGCGCCGGGCGGCGCCAGTGCAGGCGACCTTCCTGGGCTATCCCGGCTCCACCGGCGTGCCCAACATCGACTGGATCATCGCCGACGGCGTGGTGGCGCCCGAAGACCACGCAGCCCTCTATAGCGAGCGGGTGATGCGGCTGCCGCACGCCGTCTTCTGTTTCGCGCCGGAGGCCGGCCACCCCTTCCCCGCCTTCGGCGAAGGCCATCTGCTGCGGCCGCTCACCTTCGGCTCGTTCAACAACGTGCCCAAGCTGACGCCGCGCACATTGCGCCTGTGGGCGGGCGTTCTGGCCGCGGTGCCGGGATCCCGCCTCGTCCTGAAGGCCCCGAGCTTCAAGGACCCTGGTGCCATCGACATCTTCCGCCAGCGCCTGACGGCGCTGGGCGTCGATCCGGGCCGGCTGGAGTTCCGCGGTCCGGTGGGCCTGGCCGACATGATGGCCGAATATGCCGACATCGACATCGCGCTAGACCCGGTGCCCTACAATGGCGGCACCACCACCATGCAGGCGCTGTGGATGGGGGCGCCGGTCGTGGCCTTGCGCGGCGCCGGCTTCGTGTCGCGCATGGGCGCCAGCTTCCTGACGGCCGCCGGCCTCGACGACTGGATCGCGCGCGACGACCGCCATTATGTGGAGATCGCCGCCGCTATGGCCCGAGACCGCCCGCGCCTGCTCGAACTGAAACGCGGCCTGCGCCAGCGCCTGCTGTCCCGCCCAGGCTGGGACATCGACCGCTATGTGCGCGACTTCGAGCGCGCGTTGCGGGCGATGTGGGAGGACCATTGCCGGCAATGA
- a CDS encoding ArsC family reductase, whose protein sequence is MAATVTIYGIKNCDTMKKARAWLEGRGVAYDFHDYKVSGADPALLQGWAGTVGWETLLNRAGTTFRKLPDADRAGIDEAKAIALMTAQPSMIKRPVLDLGGGRLLVGFKPEAYERAFA, encoded by the coding sequence ATGGCCGCGACCGTCACGATCTACGGCATCAAGAACTGCGACACGATGAAGAAGGCGCGCGCCTGGCTGGAAGGCCGGGGCGTCGCCTACGACTTCCACGACTACAAGGTATCGGGCGCCGACCCGGCCCTGCTGCAAGGCTGGGCCGGCACGGTCGGCTGGGAGACCCTGCTGAACCGCGCCGGCACCACCTTCCGCAAGCTGCCCGACGCCGACCGGGCCGGCATCGACGAGGCCAAGGCCATCGCCCTGATGACGGCCCAGCCCTCGATGATCAAGCGCCCGGTCCTCGACCTCGGCGGTGGCCGGCTGCTGGTTGGCTTCAAGCCCGAGGCGTACGAGAGGGCGTTCGCGTAG
- a CDS encoding hydantoinase/oxoprolinase family protein has protein sequence MYRVGVEIGGTFTDLVAFGPDGVSIRKVPSVPARPDEGAFAALAASGLALDGIGEFVHGSTVATNAVLERKGGRLAFIVTEGFRDILLLQRHDRTRIFDLFYKKPEPLAARADTFTVAERITGDGQVLAPLDLAAVGPALKAQLSGGYDAVAICLLNGFLNPAHEQALAAWIAAELPELRVTCSHRVTGEFREYERATATTMSAFVQPVVDGYLGRIEDGLTAAGFTGRCTMMQSNGGRVPFRAIRDNPITALLSGPAAGVTGAVKQAGLSGFKDIITLDIGGTSADVALVRDGKPDWARETKIDGLPIRMPMVDIVTIGAGGGSIVWADDGGMLRVGPESAGAAPGPACYGKGGTRPTLTDAHVLCGRLPAAARLAGHLSLDAAAAAAAFAPIAAGFGRDPIGLAEDASRLADGNIVAAIRLVSTERGRDPREFALVPYGGAGPLHAARVADALGVSTVVVPPDPGVISAYGLLVADQMLDETRTRRTPLDDKAPDAVRETFAGLHARLTERAAELGLEGTPDFEFSLDMRYVGQAYEIDVAVDPATIDRLDTATIASGFAAAHKRIYEHGAVKGKAVEIVSYRARLRLPQGDVPALRLSDRTVEPAEAIQVFEGDRWVDATRVGRPALASGAALAGPAVVTDTTATTYVPPGWTATTDAHDNLILRRSA, from the coding sequence ATGTATCGAGTTGGCGTCGAGATCGGCGGCACCTTCACCGATCTCGTGGCGTTCGGCCCGGACGGGGTGTCTATCCGCAAGGTGCCGAGCGTGCCGGCGCGGCCCGACGAGGGGGCGTTCGCGGCCTTGGCCGCATCCGGGCTGGCGCTGGACGGAATCGGCGAGTTCGTCCACGGCTCGACGGTCGCCACCAACGCCGTGCTGGAGCGCAAGGGCGGGCGACTGGCCTTCATCGTCACCGAGGGCTTCCGCGACATCCTGCTGCTGCAGCGCCACGACCGCACCCGCATCTTCGACCTGTTCTACAAGAAGCCCGAGCCGCTGGCAGCCCGCGCCGATACCTTCACCGTGGCCGAGCGCATCACCGGCGATGGCCAGGTGCTGGCGCCGCTCGACCTCGCCGCCGTCGGCCCGGCCTTGAAGGCGCAACTGTCCGGCGGCTATGACGCGGTCGCCATCTGCCTGCTGAACGGCTTCCTCAACCCCGCGCACGAGCAGGCGCTGGCGGCCTGGATTGCAGCCGAGCTGCCCGAGTTGCGCGTCACCTGCTCGCACCGGGTGACGGGCGAGTTCCGCGAGTACGAGCGGGCGACGGCGACCACCATGTCGGCCTTCGTGCAGCCGGTCGTGGACGGCTATCTCGGCCGCATCGAGGACGGGCTGACGGCGGCCGGCTTCACCGGGCGCTGCACCATGATGCAGTCGAACGGCGGCCGCGTGCCGTTCCGTGCCATCCGCGACAACCCGATCACCGCCCTGCTGTCCGGCCCGGCCGCCGGCGTCACCGGGGCGGTGAAGCAGGCCGGCCTGTCCGGCTTCAAGGACATCATCACGCTCGACATCGGCGGCACCAGCGCCGACGTCGCGCTGGTGCGCGACGGCAAGCCCGACTGGGCGCGCGAGACCAAGATCGACGGGCTGCCGATCCGCATGCCGATGGTCGACATCGTCACCATCGGCGCGGGCGGCGGCAGCATCGTCTGGGCCGACGATGGCGGCATGCTGCGCGTCGGGCCGGAGAGTGCGGGTGCCGCCCCCGGCCCTGCCTGCTACGGCAAGGGCGGCACGCGGCCGACCTTGACCGATGCCCACGTGCTGTGCGGGCGCCTGCCCGCGGCAGCGCGCCTGGCCGGCCATCTCAGCCTGGATGCGGCCGCCGCGGCGGCCGCCTTCGCGCCGATCGCGGCTGGCTTCGGCCGCGACCCGATCGGGCTGGCCGAGGATGCGTCGCGCCTGGCCGACGGCAACATCGTGGCCGCCATCCGCCTCGTCTCGACCGAGCGCGGGCGCGACCCGCGGGAATTCGCGCTGGTGCCCTACGGCGGCGCCGGCCCGCTGCACGCCGCCCGCGTCGCCGACGCGCTGGGCGTGTCGACGGTCGTGGTGCCGCCCGACCCGGGCGTCATCTCGGCCTATGGATTGCTGGTCGCCGACCAGATGCTGGACGAAACCCGCACCCGCCGGACGCCGCTCGACGACAAGGCGCCCGATGCGGTGCGCGAGACCTTCGCCGGGCTGCATGCGCGACTGACCGAGCGGGCGGCCGAGCTGGGCCTGGAGGGCACGCCTGATTTCGAGTTCTCGCTCGACATGCGCTATGTCGGACAGGCCTACGAGATCGACGTGGCGGTCGACCCCGCCACCATCGACCGGCTCGACACGGCCACCATCGCCAGCGGCTTCGCGGCGGCCCACAAGCGGATCTACGAACATGGCGCGGTGAAGGGCAAGGCGGTCGAGATCGTCTCCTACCGCGCCCGCCTGCGCCTGCCGCAGGGCGACGTGCCGGCGCTGCGGCTGTCCGACCGGACGGTCGAGCCGGCCGAGGCGATCCAGGTGTTCGAGGGCGACCGCTGGGTCGACGCCACCCGCGTTGGGCGCCCGGCGCTGGCATCGGGCGCGGCACTGGCGGGCCCCGCCGTCGTCACCGACACCACCGCCACCACCTATGTCCCGCCGGGCTGGACGGCCACGACCGATGCCCACGACAACCTGATCCTGAGGAGGTCCGCATGA
- a CDS encoding FkbM family methyltransferase, with protein sequence MRMGHLVQADLELADGSRRFWMDSCGGRDQVAMSLLHGGWAAYEAPLPALVAAWCQGLHPTFLDVGANTGFYSLLAAAAGARQVHAFEPVAEILDILRANLASSEAGGQVLVHPLALGDQDGAVPLYLPPSGHGLVETSASINRTFRATHSDVREVRLARLDAVLPPAGWDGGPVVLKLDVETHEPAVLAGARGWLDRARPAIVCEILPGTDPAALPTLLADSGYRHFALAPDGDPRRPVLTATPAIHANPHQRDHVFLPAEAAESWLTQPGIASRPA encoded by the coding sequence ATGAGGATGGGGCACCTGGTCCAGGCGGACCTGGAGCTTGCCGATGGGTCCCGGCGGTTCTGGATGGATTCCTGCGGCGGCCGCGACCAGGTGGCGATGAGCCTGCTGCATGGCGGCTGGGCCGCCTACGAGGCGCCGCTGCCCGCACTGGTCGCCGCGTGGTGCCAGGGGCTGCATCCGACCTTCCTGGATGTCGGCGCCAATACCGGCTTCTACAGCCTGCTGGCCGCGGCGGCCGGCGCCCGCCAGGTGCATGCCTTCGAGCCGGTGGCGGAAATCCTCGACATCCTGCGCGCCAACCTTGCCTCCTCCGAGGCGGGGGGACAGGTCCTGGTCCACCCGCTGGCGCTGGGCGACCAGGACGGCGCGGTGCCCCTGTACCTGCCGCCATCCGGCCATGGGCTGGTGGAGACATCCGCCTCGATCAACCGCACGTTCCGGGCGACCCATTCCGATGTCCGCGAGGTCCGGCTCGCGCGCCTGGATGCGGTGCTGCCGCCGGCCGGCTGGGACGGTGGACCCGTGGTGCTGAAGCTCGATGTCGAGACGCACGAGCCGGCCGTCCTGGCCGGTGCGCGCGGCTGGCTCGACCGGGCGCGGCCGGCGATCGTCTGCGAGATCCTGCCGGGCACCGACCCGGCGGCCCTGCCGACCCTGCTGGCCGACAGCGGTTACCGCCACTTCGCCCTGGCGCCGGACGGCGACCCCCGGCGCCCGGTTCTGACGGCGACGCCCGCCATCCACGCCAACCCGCACCAGCGGGACCACGTCTTCCTTCCGGCCGAGGCCGCCGAATCCTGGCTGACGCAGCCGGGCATCGCCAGCCGCCCGGCCTGA
- a CDS encoding calcium-binding protein has product MANGTNGGDLLAGTDGNDTIDGLGGDDLIDLLAGADLAYGGEGADLVNGGPGPDSIFGQDGDDFLFGGTNLSNDGSGDDWILGGDGNDLALGGDGNDLVYGEGDDDALNGNTGIDVVFGGPGADFVRGGQDNDTVYGDDGDDWHVNGNIGADLVYGGQGADTLFGGQGLDTVFGEVGDDWIDGNLGDDWLHGGNGADTIEDAGGGDDVLFGDDGDDLLLGGEGNDAIFDDAVTIEGGSFFFDPNARGADTLLGEDGDDFLLSGGGRDLLSGGAGNDFIGGGQGTDRLGDTLSGDEGNDDISGGLGDDLLYGGGGNDFILDAGGANTIWGDLGADSIAGGKGDDAIFGGGGADILLEIYTGADTMSGEDGNDFVGGGQGDDVLSGGDDADIVQGGAGDDHLEGGDGQDQLSGDQGADTAWGGDDGDWITGGADNDFLLGEEGADTIAGDDGNDFLLGGAGDDSVVGGDGADTIGFVTTDQAGDDTLSGGAGNDLIFDEQGDNLVYGDGGDDFVGTGTGDDLLAGGQGKDVLFGGEGSDTIAGDADADTIGGGGGDRLDGGGATT; this is encoded by the coding sequence ATGGCGAACGGCACGAACGGCGGCGATCTGCTGGCAGGCACCGACGGGAACGACACCATCGACGGCCTGGGCGGCGACGACCTGATCGACCTGCTGGCCGGGGCGGACCTCGCCTATGGCGGCGAAGGTGCCGACCTGGTGAATGGCGGGCCCGGTCCGGACAGCATCTTCGGCCAGGACGGCGACGATTTCCTGTTCGGCGGCACCAACCTGTCGAACGACGGCAGCGGCGACGACTGGATCTTGGGCGGTGATGGCAACGACCTGGCACTGGGCGGTGATGGCAACGATCTGGTCTATGGCGAGGGCGACGACGACGCCCTGAACGGCAACACCGGCATCGACGTCGTGTTCGGCGGCCCGGGCGCGGACTTCGTGCGCGGCGGACAGGACAACGACACCGTCTATGGCGACGACGGCGACGACTGGCACGTCAACGGCAACATCGGCGCCGATCTCGTCTATGGCGGCCAGGGCGCCGATACCCTCTTCGGTGGTCAGGGCCTCGACACGGTGTTCGGCGAGGTGGGCGACGACTGGATCGACGGGAACCTCGGCGACGACTGGCTGCATGGCGGCAACGGGGCCGACACGATCGAGGACGCCGGCGGTGGCGACGATGTCCTCTTCGGCGATGACGGCGACGACCTGCTGCTCGGCGGGGAAGGCAATGACGCGATCTTCGACGATGCCGTCACCATCGAGGGCGGCAGCTTCTTCTTCGATCCCAACGCGCGCGGTGCCGACACCCTGCTGGGCGAGGACGGCGACGATTTCCTGTTGAGCGGCGGTGGCCGCGACCTGCTTTCCGGCGGTGCCGGGAACGACTTCATCGGGGGCGGCCAGGGCACCGACCGGCTGGGCGACACGCTGTCCGGCGACGAGGGAAACGACGATATTTCCGGCGGGCTGGGCGACGACCTGCTCTATGGCGGCGGCGGCAACGACTTCATTCTCGATGCAGGCGGCGCCAACACCATCTGGGGCGATCTGGGTGCCGACTCCATCGCGGGCGGCAAGGGCGACGACGCCATCTTCGGCGGTGGCGGGGCCGACATCCTTTTGGAGATCTACACCGGCGCCGACACGATGTCGGGCGAAGATGGCAACGACTTCGTGGGCGGCGGCCAGGGCGACGACGTGCTGTCCGGCGGCGACGATGCCGACATCGTCCAGGGCGGTGCCGGCGACGACCATCTCGAAGGTGGCGACGGCCAGGACCAGCTATCGGGCGACCAAGGTGCGGACACCGCCTGGGGCGGCGATGACGGCGACTGGATCACCGGCGGTGCCGACAACGACTTCCTCCTGGGCGAGGAAGGCGCGGACACGATTGCCGGCGACGATGGCAACGATTTCCTGCTGGGTGGCGCCGGCGACGACAGCGTCGTCGGTGGCGATGGCGCCGACACCATCGGCTTCGTCACCACTGACCAAGCAGGCGACGACACGCTGTCCGGCGGTGCCGGCAACGACCTGATCTTCGACGAGCAGGGCGACAACCTCGTGTATGGCGACGGGGGTGACGACTTCGTCGGGACCGGCACGGGCGACGACCTTCTGGCGGGGGGCCAGGGCAAGGACGTGCTCTTCGGCGGCGAAGGCAGCGATACCATCGCGGGCGATGCGGATGCCGATACCATCGGCGGAGGGGGCGGCGACCGGCTCGATGGCGGCGGGGCGACGACCTGA
- a CDS encoding glycosyltransferase — translation MSASGLPAIYYVCTLPARAGGEVINFQHVATLRAMGLRAFALLDSAARVAVPSRPYAVPLVTWGPHLQLRADDWLVIPEVAGIANVQQLRQLPCRTVVHNQNPYYSFRGFPDMAAMNAHGLAGGITYGHVTLATLRRWGSTIDWQVVRPAVLPIFRSDRPKRRQIAYMPRKRAGEAEIVRQLLHGIHPDLAGVPWVEINDMSRPQVSELLAQSLVFASLSRLEGLGLPPLEAMAAGCLVCGYDGFGGREFARPDNGFWVPDGDVEAFAEAIATALRLDAPTAATYVAAGRAMAASFSQERFHDELAAAWHHLLGDRWADYQVATA, via the coding sequence GTGTCCGCTTCCGGCCTGCCCGCCATCTACTATGTCTGCACCCTGCCCGCCCGCGCGGGCGGCGAGGTGATCAACTTCCAGCATGTCGCCACCTTGCGCGCCATGGGGCTGCGGGCCTTCGCACTGCTCGACAGCGCTGCGCGCGTGGCCGTGCCCAGCCGTCCCTACGCCGTGCCGCTGGTGACCTGGGGGCCGCATCTGCAACTGCGTGCCGACGACTGGCTGGTCATTCCCGAAGTGGCGGGGATCGCCAATGTCCAGCAGCTACGCCAACTGCCCTGCCGGACGGTCGTGCACAACCAGAACCCCTACTACAGCTTCCGCGGCTTTCCCGACATGGCGGCGATGAACGCCCATGGCCTGGCCGGCGGCATCACCTACGGCCATGTCACCCTGGCGACGCTGCGGCGCTGGGGCTCGACCATCGACTGGCAAGTCGTGCGGCCGGCCGTCCTGCCGATCTTCCGCAGCGACCGGCCCAAGCGCCGGCAGATCGCCTACATGCCGCGCAAGCGCGCCGGCGAGGCCGAGATCGTGCGCCAGCTACTGCACGGCATCCACCCCGACCTGGCCGGCGTGCCCTGGGTCGAGATCAACGACATGAGCCGGCCGCAGGTGTCCGAACTCCTGGCCCAGTCGCTCGTCTTCGCCAGCCTGTCGCGGCTGGAAGGGCTGGGCCTGCCGCCGCTGGAGGCGATGGCGGCCGGCTGCCTCGTCTGCGGCTATGACGGCTTCGGCGGGCGCGAATTCGCCCGCCCCGACAACGGCTTCTGGGTGCCCGACGGCGATGTCGAAGCCTTCGCCGAGGCGATCGCGACCGCCCTCCGCCTGGATGCGCCTACGGCGGCGACCTATGTGGCAGCCGGGCGGGCCATGGCCGCGTCCTTCAGCCAGGAGCGATTCCACGACGAACTGGCTGCCGCCTGGCACCATCTGCTGGGAGACCGCTGGGCCGACTATCAGGTCGCCACGGCATGA
- a CDS encoding hydantoinase B/oxoprolinase family protein: protein MSPASGISPLDQAVIGQALLASAREMGAKLYRSAYSTIVREAKDASTGILDATGQAVAQSDELIPVLVGSLSLTFAGCAARYPIETLQEDDFYISNHPYHGGQHLQDVFIFMPVFWEGELVAFSAAVAHHLDIGGGAPGLNVMATDVYQEGLIIPPSKYNLHRDWTGGPFEQLVASNIRVPDQTIGDFNAQFAACRVGIARIHELCARHGGATVKAAMAGMIDYCERRVRAAIAALPDGEYTGEDAVDDDGIGDTPLVVRATVRIKGDQMEVDYTGTCDQVATALNAPFASTISSTLGCLKGVLTGPDVPFNEGVLRAVKITAPLGSLLNPRFPAPVRARMEAIYRAYDAVVKALGQAVPDRVIAPGFDSTVATCLSFLDQGRYRVYLEIHNGGYGASSHGDGCDAVAGPLSNCTNVPVESLDMDFDFFRIEHYSLRPGTGGAGVHRGGNGSERSYRMLKDGVRFSIYADRFRIAPGGLAGGNAGTTGSCTVYRGNEVFPLKSKDNFPLKAGDLLVLQTGGGGGWGDPGQRDAGGAARDRRHALTELMAAE from the coding sequence ATGAGCCCCGCTTCCGGCATTTCCCCGCTCGACCAGGCGGTCATCGGCCAGGCCCTGCTGGCATCGGCCCGCGAGATGGGCGCCAAGCTCTATCGCTCGGCCTATTCGACCATCGTGCGCGAGGCCAAGGACGCCTCGACCGGCATCCTCGACGCGACGGGCCAGGCGGTCGCCCAGTCCGACGAGCTGATCCCGGTGCTGGTCGGCTCGCTGTCGCTGACCTTCGCCGGCTGCGCCGCGCGCTACCCGATCGAGACCTTGCAGGAAGACGACTTCTACATCTCCAACCACCCCTATCATGGTGGCCAGCACCTGCAGGACGTCTTCATCTTCATGCCGGTCTTCTGGGAGGGCGAGCTGGTCGCCTTCTCGGCCGCGGTCGCCCACCATCTCGATATCGGCGGCGGCGCGCCCGGCCTGAACGTCATGGCGACGGACGTCTACCAGGAGGGGCTGATCATCCCGCCGTCGAAGTACAACCTGCACCGCGACTGGACCGGCGGGCCGTTCGAGCAGCTCGTCGCCTCCAACATCCGCGTGCCGGACCAGACCATCGGCGACTTCAACGCCCAGTTCGCCGCCTGCCGCGTCGGCATCGCACGCATCCACGAGCTGTGCGCGCGCCATGGCGGGGCGACCGTGAAGGCCGCCATGGCCGGCATGATCGACTATTGCGAGCGGCGGGTGCGGGCCGCCATCGCCGCCTTGCCGGATGGCGAATATACCGGCGAGGACGCCGTCGACGATGACGGCATCGGCGATACGCCGCTGGTCGTGCGCGCCACCGTGCGCATCAAGGGCGACCAGATGGAGGTCGACTACACCGGCACCTGCGACCAGGTGGCGACGGCCCTCAACGCCCCCTTCGCGTCCACCATCTCGTCGACGCTGGGCTGCCTGAAGGGCGTGCTGACCGGCCCCGACGTGCCCTTCAACGAGGGCGTGTTGCGCGCGGTCAAGATTACCGCCCCGCTAGGCTCGCTGCTGAACCCGCGCTTCCCCGCCCCCGTCCGGGCGCGCATGGAGGCGATCTACCGCGCCTATGACGCCGTGGTGAAGGCGCTGGGCCAGGCCGTGCCGGACCGGGTGATCGCCCCCGGCTTCGATTCGACCGTCGCCACCTGCCTCTCCTTCCTCGACCAGGGGCGCTACCGCGTCTACCTGGAGATCCACAATGGCGGCTATGGCGCGTCGTCCCACGGCGATGGCTGCGACGCGGTGGCGGGGCCGCTGTCCAACTGCACCAACGTGCCGGTCGAATCGCTCGACATGGATTTCGACTTCTTCCGCATCGAGCACTACTCGCTGCGGCCCGGCACCGGCGGGGCCGGCGTCCATCGCGGCGGCAACGGCTCGGAGCGGTCCTACCGGATGCTGAAGGATGGGGTGCGCTTCTCGATCTATGCCGACCGCTTCCGCATCGCCCCCGGCGGCCTGGCCGGCGGCAATGCCGGCACGACCGGAAGCTGCACGGTCTATCGCGGGAACGAGGTCTTCCCGCTGAAGTCCAAGGACAATTTCCCGCTGAAGGCCGGCGACCTGCTGGTCCTCCAGACCGGCGGCGGCGGCGGCTGGGGCGACCCCGGCCAGCGCGACGCCGGGGGTGCGGCGCGCGACCGTCGCCACGCTCTGACCGAACTGATGGCGGCAGAATAG
- a CDS encoding TIGR03032 family protein codes for MTAEPRLELAGTRLFAPWLARSGASLAFTTYQAGKVFLIGTRPDGSMSVFERTFPRSMGLGVEGRTLWLASLYQLWRFENFIEPSERQDGYDALYVPITGHTTGDIDIHDIHAGPDGRPIFAATLFNCLATHDDRHSFVPLWRPPFIDRLAAEDRCHLNGLAMDGKRPAFVTCVGTGNVAESWRQRRRDGGVVVDVASGEIAAAGLSMPHSPRLHNGKLWLIQTGTGEFGHVDLATGRFQPVCFLPGFARGLAFAGDHAVIGVSRPRENRTFEGLVLNERLAAEGMAPQCVIAIVNLRTGDIEHQLMIEGVVQELYDVAVLPGITCPKMLGFRTDEIRFAIRPAPMPG; via the coding sequence ATGACGGCCGAACCCCGCCTGGAGCTGGCCGGCACGCGCCTGTTCGCCCCCTGGCTCGCCCGCAGCGGCGCCAGCCTCGCCTTCACCACCTACCAGGCGGGTAAGGTCTTCCTGATCGGCACCCGGCCCGATGGCAGCATGTCGGTGTTCGAGCGCACCTTCCCGCGCTCGATGGGGCTGGGCGTCGAGGGGCGGACGCTGTGGCTGGCATCGCTCTACCAGCTCTGGCGGTTCGAGAACTTCATCGAGCCGAGCGAGCGGCAGGACGGCTACGACGCGCTCTATGTCCCCATCACCGGGCATACCACCGGCGACATCGACATCCACGACATCCATGCCGGCCCGGACGGACGGCCGATCTTCGCGGCCACGCTGTTCAACTGCCTGGCCACCCATGACGACCGGCACAGCTTCGTGCCCCTGTGGCGCCCGCCCTTCATCGACCGGCTGGCGGCCGAGGATCGTTGCCACCTGAACGGCCTGGCGATGGATGGCAAGCGGCCGGCCTTCGTCACCTGCGTCGGCACCGGCAACGTCGCCGAGAGCTGGCGCCAGCGCCGCCGCGACGGCGGGGTGGTCGTCGACGTGGCATCGGGCGAGATCGCCGCCGCGGGCCTGTCGATGCCGCACTCTCCCCGGCTCCACAACGGCAAGCTGTGGCTGATCCAGACCGGGACCGGCGAGTTCGGCCATGTCGACCTGGCGACCGGCCGCTTCCAGCCGGTCTGCTTCCTGCCGGGCTTCGCCCGCGGGCTGGCCTTCGCGGGCGACCACGCGGTCATCGGCGTGTCGCGCCCGCGCGAGAACCGCACCTTCGAAGGGCTGGTGCTGAACGAGCGGCTGGCGGCCGAGGGCATGGCGCCGCAATGCGTCATCGCCATCGTCAACCTGCGCACCGGCGACATCGAGCATCAGTTGATGATCGAGGGCGTGGTGCAGGAACTCTACGACGTGGCCGTCCTGCCCGGCATAACCTGCCCGAAGATGCTGGGTTTCCGCACCGACGAGATCCGCTTCGCCATCCGCCCCGCCCCGATGCCGGGCTGA